DNA from Phocoena phocoena chromosome 1, mPhoPho1.1, whole genome shotgun sequence:
GTCCTTCGTCCCTCATGTCCCGGACAGCCTAGAACcggcctttctctgtctggcctCTCAGGGATGCAATGTCTAGGAGTTTCCAGACCATTCAGAGACCCAGAAttccttctttccccttccaAAGTGTTTCCAGAAGTTACTTCCTTCTGGGGCTGAAGCCTGGCCTGGGAACCTCATCTGGAAGGTCCTGTAGTCAATGGGGTGTGTGGGAGCCAGTCTTCGGGATCAAGGCTCAGTCCGTGACCATGATGAAATCTCAGTCTTAGTTCAGGGTCAGCATTCAGTGTATTGATTAGGGTCAGAGTTCAGGTTGGGACCAGATTCAGGGCTCTGTGACCAGCGTCAGGCTCAACCTGTTACTAGAATCAGGCCTTAGTGCATGCATCAGGGTCAGGGCTGTCTGTGCCCAGAATAAGGGCTTAATGTTTGTGCATGACCAAGACTCAGTCTGTGCCCAGATCAGGTTTCAATTTTTGGTAAAGGTCAGGGTTCAAGTCAGAACTCAGTCTAAGATCAGGATCAGGGTTCACTGTGTGGCCCAGGCAGGGTCAAGGCTCCGAATGTGGTCAGGATCAAGCTCAGGTCAGGACTTAGTCTAAAATCAGAGTGGAGGGCTCAGTCCAGGACCAGACCCAGGACTCACCTGTGTCCTTGATAAAGGATGTCTGTGTCCAGCACCAGGCCTCCCTCTGTTGTAAGGTCAGGTTCCAGGGTTGGAGGTGTCACTTAGTGAATctgggtgactttaacacccaccCCCTTCATGCACACCCAACTCCCTACTCCCCACCTCCTcagaagaggaaaaggcaaaGTTGTGCAGTCTGGCTGGGCTGTCACCTCTATCCCCTGTCATGTGCCCAGGGTGCCCTCTGGTGGCACTCCCTAGCAGTGCCGGTTTCCTCAGTCTTAGCCCATCCATCTGGCCATCTCCTATGCAGGGGAGCCTGGCCCTCAGGTGCATCCATTAATGCTTATCTAGCCAGCTCTATATTCCTGTgtcaccccacctccccacaaaGCAGAAAACAGGAATTGGCCAGGAGAACTCCCACACGCATAAGGAgcttttctcccttcctgtcCAGAATCAGGCATCTTGATAAATCCCTGTTTCCGGCGGCCCAGAACCTTAGCTGTGGGATAATATTCACACCCTTTACTCATTCAGtcgtttgacaaatatttatgggGCACCTACCTTGTGCCAGGTAGGCACTGAGTGCACAGCTGTGAATAAGCCAGAAGTCCCAACCTCTTCGAGCTCAAATTCTACTCACTTCTCCCTGATCCCCGACTCCTAGTGCACAGACCTCATCAGAAAGGCACTGGCGTCAGCAGAAGGTTAGGTGAGATTCAGAACTGGGCAACTTCAAGTCCCTTCTTTCCCCTAAGAGTCAGAGGTTGGACTACTCTAGGTTCTGGTTCCTGGTCTTCATCTCTCCTCATACGCCTCATCTGGACTCATGGCTTCACCACCACCCACAGGTCAATGGCTTCTGCATCTGCCTCCCCAGGGCTCTCCATCTGGAACTCGGGCCTGCGGCTCCAGCTCCTACAGGACAGCTCCACTGGGTTCACAGACCTTTCATCTGACAACAGCCCTTGCTTTTCCTCCACCATACGCCCAGCTGCTCAAACCAAAATTCTAGAACTTCCTTCCAGATTCCTCTCTTTCACTCCCTTAAACTCCCCTGACAGGGAGACCTCAAAAATGGGtgtcgagggcttccctggtggcgcagtggttgagagtccgcctgccgatgcaggggacgcgggttcgtgccccggtccgggaagatcccacgtgccgtggggcggctgggcccgtgagccatggccgctgagcctgcgcgtccagagcctgtgctccgcaacgggagaggccgcagcagtgggaggcccgcgtaccgcaaaaaaaaaaaaaaaaaaaagggtgtcgAATCGGCCCAGCTCACAACCACCGCTCCGGTCCCGACTCCCAGCGTTTCCCACTGCAATGACCTCCTAACCTGGCCCCTCTTTTCCCTCGTGTCCCTCAACATCTATTTTCCACATAGCAGGCAGAGTGAGCTGTACAatcataaatcagatcatgtcacttccctgcttaaaacccgCCAGTGGCTCCCATCTCACGGAGAATAAAACCCCAGCTCCTCACCCTGTTTACTAAGCTTTACAGGAGCTGAGCACTATGCCCGCTCCCACCTTCTCCAACTTCATCTCCCACCCTTGTCTCTGCAGCCCTTCTTTCTTGGTCTGACACATGGAAGCCAAGTTCATTCTCACCTTAGGGTTGCACTGGCCATTTTCCTGAGCATGAAATGCTCTTTCTCTAGACCCATGCGTGGCTAACTCTTGTCAGTCAGagctcagcttaaatgtcacctctcaGAAGACCTCTCCAGCCATCGAAGTCCCTCTGTCACACCTTCCTATTGTGATTTTCTGCACAGCACTATCAACTAGCTAGgattttttgtcttgtttgcttACTTATTTAATGCTTTAATTCTCCCCCAAGTAGAAGTAAGCTTCTCCAGAGCTTGTTCACCAAGCTATGGGTTCATAGTAGGGCTCAGgaattatttgttgaattaattagtAAAAAATGGTCCTAAGTGGCCGCCCTCATTTCTTCtagtgggaagagagggagaggatcTGAGTTCCCGGCCCTTAGTGGGCTCCCTTGTCTTGGCTCTCTGGGAGGTGGCCTCACTGTGCCACCCCTGAgctcccccaggccccaggcGGCACCCCTCCTTTCAGAAGGACCAGCTATGTGTCCTCCACATAGGACTGTGTGCAGCCCCTGGACCTCTGAGGACATACCCTGGTGCCTCAGTTCTGAATCTCAGGGCCAGGAATGGGAGTGGGAGGGTTTAGCCTTCATCCCAGGACTCCTCGTCAGTGTCCCAGCGGGAGGTGCCAGTCCCTGCTCAGATTCCTCAAGGTCAGGGAGCTTCTTGCCTCTCTGCCTTCAGAATCACCTCCTCTCCTTCCACAGAAACGTGCTCCCCACCTGGTGGCGCCCTGGAGCCCCTCTCTGCCCTCAGGGCCTGGAGCCTGCCGGGGAGGGGACTGCAGACATGCGGAGACAGGGCAATCCTCCAGCCTCCTTGTGTGTGGAGACTGCGGCTGCCCTTGGGCCTCGCTGGCTCCACGGTGGATGCATTGCCCTAGGGGGGCCTGAAGGGATATGAGGGAAGGAGTCCCCAGGTGTGGCAGGCCTGGAGGGATACTGGGGGGCTTTGCTAGGGCTGGCGGATTGGAAAGTGGGTCCTGGGGTATAGAGCATATCTCCTGGTgtgcctggggagggagaggaggcacaGACGGGACAAAAGATGACCTTCAGCTGGCGGTGACAATGCAAGGGAGACTCCAAGGAGCCATGCCCCACACCCCGCCCTCTGCTGCCACCTTGAGCCCATTCTGTTCACTCACACCATGGATCTGTGGCCCACTGCCTATCACGTGCTCACTCTCCTCCCCAGCAGCCAGGCTCCAAGACAGGATCTGGAAGTCTTCTCgtagaagaggaagaaaccctGATGGTGCAAATCCAGGCCTCTGccagcaggagggggaggggtttgggCTGGGCCTGGCATTCCTGGGCTAGAATCTAGGGTGCCTCTTCTTAAGAAGGTGGTGGGAGAAGGGTGGTCCACACCCCAAGGTGGCATCAGCAGTGGCCCCTCTCACCTCCTACTCTTCCAAGGCAGCAGGTGGCGTCCGAGGCTGCCAGTGGGACCAGAAGAGACAGGCCTGGAGCCTGGGGAGGTGGCcttccttacacacacacacacacacacacacacatatgcatgcaggtgggggtggggaagtgctCTGAGAAGAGGTCATCAGCTCCAGGGGCTAGATGCTTCAAAGGTTAGGACTATCGACCCGTGCTAATTAATAGAGATGACCTGCTCAGCGCCCACTGAGAGGGAGTCACTCTTCTTCAGgtcagtgggagggagacagcaggagaggaagaggcagagagagggtcagaggaagggaggaagaaagagcccCAAGGCTGGTGGAAAGTGCCTGTGCCAGGGCAGAAGAGCAGCAGAACCCAGcctggaaagagaaagggaggttGATGAAGCCAAGGGCAGCTGGACAAGGAGTCATGGCCAGCCAGGGGTGGTGGGCCAGTGCGTGCCACCATCACTGGGCACAGTTTGCCTGGGTCCCTGAAGTGAGAGGAGGGGCTGGCCCAGGGTTGCAGTGTTTTCCCCCCAGCCCCCTTGTTTCTTCTTGCAGGGCAGCCTGCATTTCTCTACCAGGCACTCTCACCCACCTGGACAGAGGACAGGCTGAGCCCAGACTGCAAGCTCAGCCAGGCCAGGAGAAAGGTGTAGGCTTTGCAAGACCTGGGGAACCCTTCTTGCCTCACCATCCCTGCTGGGTGACCCAGCCCTCaaccaccaacacacacacacacacacatgctcccaCACAGGTGTGATGTCAGACAGTGTCACCCAAAATACTCCCACACTCCCCATCTCATAACATAGCCGGGCTGTCTCACCCACAGTCACACTCATATACTCATCCAGCCCCCTATCCGACACCCTGTTTCCACAGATGTTCACAGGCACCCACAGTCTCAGTCTTTTGTTCACAGTCACACACTCCTCTCCCTGGGGCTCCCTTCCAGGTCTCCAAGGGGGGCTGGTGCTGGGATGATGAAGCACTCCGCCGCAGGGTGGGGGGACCGAAGACTCCAGGGTGCTGGCTCAGAGGCCCCGCAGTCAGCTCCTCCCTCCTGCACTGCACAAGGGCAGAGGACGACTCCAAAGGTGATTTATTAAGGAGCGAGGGAGGTACAGCGGGAATACACAGTGCGGTTCACACCGAGACCTTCAGGGTGGGAGAAGCCCCCTCACCACTCCTCCCTGTCGGCCCCCAGCTCAGCTCCCCCTGCTCTAGTCGGGCAGAAAGGGTGGAGTGTGCTCGACACAGCTCTATCTTAGGGATGATCTGGCTCAAATCAGATCCCGCCCCCATTAATCCCAAAAGGTCATGTTGGGGTAGAGACAAGGAGGGCGGGGAGGGACAGAAGGGGGTCGGGCAGCCTTTCTCAGCAGGCGGGGACAGGAGACAGCCCAGGCTGAACCCATcctttctccccctcttcctcccaccccttggGGGCGCGGGCCTTGCTGAGAGCCCCTCAGAGTGGCTCTGCTCGCAGTGCCCAGGGAGGGAAGGACCAGCAGCCCAGTTTCCGGACGTCTGGGGAGCGAGATAAACTAGGGCCCAGCAGACCCCACCCTTTGAGGGCCGTGCCTGGACACCATCCTCACACTCCCCGCTCCCTCCCCCGGAAGTTCCAGAGATGGGACAGAGGAGGCCACCTGTGCCCAGCACCGGACCCGtatgaaagttttctttttcttgtctctcctcctccctctcttttttcctaaTGGCACTGATGGGAGGGAACCGGGACAGGGGAGTCAGGACCGGGGACCCGGGAGGCTAGGGGGCGACGCCCTCCCGGGGCAGGTCGAGCCGGACCCCATCGGCGCGCGGCGCGTAGAGGGCTGCGGGCGCGGGGGCATCCAGGGCGaaggggccggggctggggcttGAGCGGCCGGACGACGCGGCCGAGGGGGCGGGGCTGATCTGCACGGCCGTGGTGTCCTGCGCCGTGCGCTCGCTGCTCTCCATCTCCAGCGCCAcccgcccgccgcccccgccctggCAGGGACCCGCGGCCGCCTTCGAGCGCGAACGGGGCGCGGGCCCGCGGCGGCGGCTACACACGCAGCAGGCCGCGAAGAAGCCGAGCGCCAGCACGAGCAGCGCCGGCCCCAAGATGAGCGGCGCGTTGTGCCCCGGGACGAAGGAAGCGAAGGCGCCCACCAGCGTCACGTTCACGCCAGCCAGCAGCACGCACAGGCCGCAGGCGCAGAACAGCGCCGGGGACGGCGGGCCGGGCAGCCGGCCTTGAGCACGGCCCGCGGGCGTCCGGGCCGGGGGGCCCTGGCTCTTCTCCGGCGGCGGCATCGGCCTGGGGACTCCGGGCACTCATCCAGCTCCCTCCTGCCGCCGGCCCCGGCCAGCCCACATGTCAGGGGCTCAGCTCACAGTAGTCCTGTGGGCACAGATCAAGGGAGAGGTCAGCTGGGCATCTGGGCTTCCAACCCCACTCTCCGTTCTGTGGCTACATTCAGTGCCTGGGAGTGCAGAGGCCATGCCGTCTTGGCCAGcccctgtctctgcctctgcctttggGAAGCAACAGCTCACCCCCCATGGGAAGACTCCCTTATCCCACCAGGTCCCTGGAGTTCCTCGTGGCTAATCTTgccatcttccctccctccccacttccttatGTCCTCCAGACAGACACCAGtcctccacctcctctcctccagaaagccttcttgGGCTAATTAAGTGAGTAAATAGGTGTAAAGTCCTCGGCACAGTGATAATCCTGATCAGTAGTTCTAATCAGAGGCCAGGTGGCAGCTCTTGGGACTTAGCTTCCTCCCTTGAGTGTTAGAGGCCCTAGAAATCATCTGGTCTAGCCCCAGCTCgcccagaagaggaaactgaagcgcTGAGAGATCTAGCGATTTACCCAGTATATCTGGGACCGGGACCTCATGACCTGCTGCCTGGCCTGGGGGCCAGCACCCCAGGTTCTGATAGGCATAGCAATGACATTAACTTTCCCGAATATCAGATGAGCCCCTGGAGTGAATGAACACATAAGAGTGAGGAGCTCTTGAAGTTTTAGATGGTCAGTGAGAAGAGACAGTCCCTACATGGGTTGGGCTGGAGCAGACCCAAGGCCCCGGGTCCTTCCCAGACTGGgcattttattagattccactcctacccccatcccatcccccagGAGTCTAGTGTTGAACCTGGACTCAAAAGCCCAATCACTGGGTACTAGGATCCCTTTCTAGGATTTTCTCATTGTATCTGGTGGGATCTATCACTGGATTCTATAATTCTGGGAATGCATACAGAAGCAAGGGTAATGTCATCAGAGTCTGGGGAGTTTAAGACTTCTATTTGAGAATTCTGCTCTATAACATGAAATCTCAGGTATTAAGGCCCTCGAAGGATGAGATCATAGCCATGGAGCTGTGTTAGAATTGTGAAAAAGTGTCGGAAAAGGGCTCTgagttggggtgggaggggagtaaTTAGATGGGACTACTGGTTGGCACAGAGCATGCTGGATGAGTAACGGAGCATGACCTGGACAAGTGGCctaactctctgtgcttcagtgttAACACCTGTAATGTGGGGCTCATAAGAGAACCTACCTGATAGGGTGTGGTGATAACTAAATGCTGTAAGCTAAATCAAGTGCTTACAACAGTGCAGGACACAGTGAGATTTCCATGTTACTCATGTCGTAGTGGTGGCTGATAAAGAAGGGGCTCTAAGGTCTCAGATCTGGGGGGGGTCAGTCATGTCAAGTTTGGAAACAGAACAGTTAGTCTGTCCCTCAGATGGAAGTGCCTCAGGGACAGGCCCTGAATTATCCTTCCCGAGTCCAAAGCCGGTACACAGAGGAGTTGGAGAGAATTTGATGATGGGGTGTGTGAAAACGAGGACTAGTGCTGGGGAGGGGCAGCTCAGGTTGTCACTCTGGATACAGGTAGGAATCAGCTTAGCCCAAGCAGGTCAGAGGATCTGGAGGCCACCTCCGGGCCTGCCCAATGTGATGACTCCAGGGCTTCCTCCCCTGGCATCACAGTGGGAGGTGGCACCAGGGGAAGTGACAGCTGTCCTGCAACTCCAGCGAGAAGCTCCTGGCTGACACAGTAAGCTGGCAGGAATTCAGAAATCCCCAAATCCTGGTGAAGAAAGCATGTGTTGACCCTTGAGGGCATCTACCGACCACAGATTCCTCAGGAAGCTCCATATTTGCatgaaccatctttttttttttttttttttttttttttgtggtacgcgggcctctcactgttgtggcctctcccgttgcggagcacaggctccggacgcacaggctcagtggccatggctcatgggcccagccgctccgcggcatgtgggatcttcccggaccggggcacaaacccgtgtcccctgcatcggcaggcgaactctcaaccactgcgccaccagggaagccccgcatgaACCATCTTTGATCTGCAGCTGTTGGTTCTGCCAGGCAGCAATAGCAACTGCTGAAGGGGTACAATTTTTAAAGCAGCTTCACATGCATGACATCACTGAATGATATACCTGCTTGATACTTATTAACAGCCACATCTTACaactgaggaaatggaggctcagagagggaagttGATCTGGGTCTAGTGGCTGGACTAAAAGGAAGACCAGAATCAGAGAACACATGGTCTAGTTCACAACGTATGCAATCgtgcttcattttaaagagaAGGGTTTGATCCCCTTGGTGTTGATGTGGAGATAAATCCCAACACTTTCTTCCTGCTGCCCTCAGGAGGTGCTGTGAGATCCCCAAATTTCACCCCTTCTGTACCTCATCATTATCTGACATTGTCCTTCCTATGGGGAAGGCTCTGTCTGAGGCTGATGGAGGGAGCCCCTGATGGAGgggatagtgtctggcctttcaCCTTATCTCACAGCAGACTCCTGAAAGCTGACACTGGACAAGGGtcggggggtggcggggggaggccTAGGTGGCTGGAGGATCCAAggctctcctttctttttccttatagagAAGACTCTTTATCTTTGGGTTTTGGCAGTTTTACTATGATGTGCCAAGGtgagattttctttgtatttatcctttgTGGGCTTCCTGATGCTTCTACAATCTGTGGCTTGATTTTTGCCTCTTTTGGAAAATTTTCGGCCATTATCTTTCCCtctattctctctcttctctccttctggaaaCCTAATTGCATACATGTTCAACCATTTGACATTGTCCCACACATCTCTTATACTCTATTCTGTATTTTCTagccctcccccccccaccccaccccggttCTCTCTGGCTATTTTTCTACCGATCTGTCATCCAGTTCACTAATCCTCTCTTCACCTGTGTCTTCTCTGCTGTAAAATCCATCTATTCAGTTCTTAATTTCAGTTGTTATAACTTTTCAGTTCTAGTATTGCCACTTGATTCTTTTTCatagatttcagttttcttctgaaaaactccttcttatgtattttcttgaacatattaAACTCTTTGAAGTCCTTGTCTGAAAACTCCAACATCTGGATCTCTtgtttttattgtctgttttattgCTTTTGGTTTGGGGGTCATTAAGTCTTATCTCCTGTAATGCCAGATCACTTTTTTATTAAACGCCCAACATTGTAGAGATAGCTTGAGGTCCTGGATGATGTTATCTTCCTTTAGAGAAGATTTACTTTTGCTTCTGACATGCAGCTGAAGAAGGGGACTGCAATCTGGGACTGCACTGACTGGGAGCTGTGTTTCAGTCTTCCTGAGTCTGGTCTATATCTGGTTAACCAGTACTCGCAGAGGATAGCCTTTTGGGGCCCCCAACTAAAAGCTGGAGGTGTTTAACAGGGCCTTTCCACTTTTTAAGCCCTAAGTTCCAATTTTGACTTCCCAAATCCATGGCCACTGCCCCCTACAAACTGGAAAATGCCTTAAGGGaaagagtgaaataaaatattatttctcttctctccaagATCTTGGCCCCTCAGGTCCTTACTGCCTTGATAGCTCTCCCATGCCTTTAAACagatttcttaaatgtttaatcCAGCCTTTTTAGTTACCCTCAGTGAGTGAGTTGGTCTGATACAAGCTAGTCTTTCTTAGCCATAAACAAGTCTAGATGAGAATCTGAAATTAGCACTTTCAGATTGCTAACCAAGTTAGTTGTGTTGTGTTGAGCACCTTGCAATAacatctaatttaattttcacagcatgAGATTAAGTATTATTGTCATATCCCCATTTTGTATATGAGGAtattgaggcacagaaagattcaAGTTTCCCAAGACCATTGAGTGGCAGTGGTGGTGCCAGGATTTGAAAACTGGTGTCTTGACACCAAAGCCTGAGTTCTCAACCCAGTATAGCGCTAGGTTTGCTAAGTGCTTGTTGAACGACAGAAGCACAGGGCAGAGGCTTCTGTAGATAAGCTCCTGTAATCAGTACTTATGCTGCTCAAATATCAACAGCAGAGGAGGACAGGGTGTGttctgtgtgtctgtgaaggAAGGTAAACTCACTTTGCCCCCTCCTTGGCTTAGCACACTCAGTTCAACTAAAGCAAATACCTGCCCAAGGGCTGAGCTTCCAGGGGCTAATTGCCAGCAAATGATTCTTACCTGCTCCTGGAAAGCAGAACTGACAGACTACTCCCAGAGTCTCCACCCCAGGCAGAGAACAGGCTAAGGGCTGATTCCTGAAGTTGCCTCCACCCTGGTTAATTGGGATCTGGAGCACGCAGGGGTGAGGTGTTGAGGTCGTTCAGCTATTGCAAttaattcagtccacagcaccaTTTCCATCTGGTGGACTGTGGCCCTCCAGCTGGGGCTGGTGGATACTGTTTTGTAGCGAGTGCTCTGGGTGTCATTGGTGCTGTTCACTAAATCTTTCTGATACTCCCGCCTTCTGAACACATGTTATGATTGCACTTTCTGGCCAATTTGTGATTAGGTGGGGCTGtgtgactagttctggccaatgaactGTGACATTCGTCACTTCTAGGATGGAGTATTTAATTTCAGAAGCAGGACCCTCCGAGTTGGTGCTATTGCTATCCCTTCAAATATCCCTTCAAACCCTTTCTACCTCATCCCAAGGCCAGTCTTCAACTCCATTGCCTGAGCAGGAGGGAAGGTCATTGTTCTGAATCTTGAGTTTTAGAATTGGGACCTTCTCTTTAGTGAGCACCCCAAGCTGCTGAACCTGTAAAGATCATCTTGTTCAATTCCTTCATCTGCAGAGGGGGGACACTGAGGCTAGGAGTGAGGAAGTTCATGGAGGGAGTCTGTGGCCAAGCCAGACCAGAACCTGGCCTTTCCCCACAAAGCCAGGGCTCTGACCATTGCCATTCAGCTGTGCATGACCCTGGTCAGGCAGCCAGAGTCCCCCCTGCCCTGCCTTGGCCTGGGAGGCCTTGTGGACTCTACTTGGGAGTCCAGGCCATAAGCAGTTAGGGGCAGAGGCAGACACTAGGGGCAGGGCCTCAGATAACCAGGGTTCTTGACTCTGGTCTGGTTGGGCAAATTGGGAGGGCCagggcccctctctgggcctcagctgctgAATGTAAAGGGAAAGGTTTAACCAGATTATTGTCTCTGAATCTGTCCTCCTGCTGCTGGTGGTTTGTGAAGGTGGACATGGAAACCAATCAGAAATTACTGCCAGTATAGCAAAAGATCTCAAAAAACTGTACACTTATCTGTAATATGGCTTTGCTTCGGGCTGGGATTAAGTCATTCCCCTCACCCTGCCCTGCAGAAGTAACCTGATGCTCTGCTgttcagggtgggggtggggtggggggtagctCTGATTTTGGGGAGATGGGCACTCACGTTGAACAGCCACTCTGAGCTAAGCACTTTCCCTGCACTCACACATTTAATCTTTACTATGACCCTGTGGGCTGCTGCCATCCTGAACCCAGTTCacagtgagaaactgaggctgggagaggtgaAGAACGTTCCCTGGTTTACTCAGCTGTGATAggtaaagctgggatttgaacccggtTCTGTCAGATTGAAAAGCCATGTTGTTTCTGCTACACCAGAATTTCTGCTTACGGAAGGTATAGAGAtacttgattattttaaaaattagtaattgATTATTACTATCCAGCCAATCATCAACAAGCTTGGGGCCCAGGGAGGATGGTCCTCCATAGGTGGATGCAGAGCTCCTAGAGAGGGGATCTCCGTCTGAAGCCCCTCAGGTCAGCCTGACCCACCCAGTCTCTGAATCTTGGATGTCTGTGTTGTTCTAGAGCAGTTACTTGACCAGGGGCAGTTTCCAGGCCTTCTGGTCCCAGGTTCCTTGGGCAAGGACCCAAGAGCCTCTGGGCAAGGGGGCTGGGGCTTCGGTCCAAGCATCAGGCACTGGTCCCAACCCCCTGTCTTCCATGTGAGATTGAGTCCCTCATTTTCTCAGTCTGAGCTCTTTCCCCTCACTGTGAACCCCTCTGTTTTCCTTAGCTTTTGCTCTTCTGTTCCCCTTCAGTCCCAGAAAGTCTGGGCCAGCACCCTCCCCTGGCCGCCCCATCCACCACCCTCCATTCCATCCCCATCCTCAGGGAACCTCCCACATCACCATTACTCAGTGCCAGCTTGTTCACTACCCTGGAAGCTCTCAGCTTCTGCCAACTGAATTCTGCCTCCTGGGAGCCCCCAAAGCTGCCACCACCCCCACCCTAGCCAATCCCACGGCTCCCCTACTtctgcgcgcacacacacacacactctcacacgaGGCTCACCCAGATTCTCCAGGCTGGAAACAAGAGAATGAAGAGAGTGAAATCTGGAGGTGTGGCTTCCCAGCTCCTGCATCTGACACCTGGGCCCCGTGATCCTCATCCCTcagtgtatgtgcacacacacatcacacgTGTACACTCAGTGGCCAGACATATcccgaaacacacacacagatgcattACACACTGAGAGTTGCAAACACATAG
Protein-coding regions in this window:
- the TMEM275 gene encoding transmembrane protein 275; this translates as MPPPEKSQGPPARTPAGRAQGRLPGPPSPALFCACGLCVLLAGVNVTLVGAFASFVPGHNAPLILGPALLVLALGFFAACCVCSRRRGPAPRSRSKAAAGPCQGGGGGRVALEMESSERTAQDTTAVQISPAPSAASSGRSSPSPGPFALDAPAPAALYAPRADGVRLDLPREGVAP